From the Caldisericia bacterium genome, one window contains:
- a CDS encoding V-type ATPase subunit: MSKILKSEVMKNFLSNTIDEFISNLRRIYEVGEEYKDFNEIINYDWRKNMDLIRTKSPEDFVFNYFHTSTLFLSIRGVLSEKEITLTTEDISVSEIRNYIYKGVGKLPEDVKLILKELKRHIQDEKKTEIFLIKKEVERELEFVKRDEFLKRFLEIKVDLTNIVNFIRHKALKESDFYYIPYGTIKSSTFDSFEKSSIESFIDFSLRKYPSFRVERKMEDMLLSLEKIKDEYLIKYLKKSYGDGFGPSLPFAYMNLKLVEYKNLRTVYTGIKYNLPESMVIRRLRNING, translated from the coding sequence ATGAGTAAGATCTTAAAGAGTGAGGTAATGAAGAATTTTCTTTCTAACACCATTGATGAATTTATCTCCAACTTAAGAAGGATATATGAGGTAGGGGAAGAGTACAAAGATTTTAATGAAATAATAAACTATGACTGGCGAAAAAATATGGACCTGATAAGGACTAAATCACCCGAGGACTTTGTTTTTAACTACTTTCACACCTCCACTCTTTTTCTCTCCATAAGAGGTGTGTTGAGTGAAAAAGAGATTACATTAACAACCGAAGATATATCAGTAAGCGAAATAAGAAACTATATTTATAAAGGTGTAGGGAAGCTACCTGAAGATGTAAAGCTCATCTTGAAAGAGTTAAAGAGGCACATTCAAGATGAGAAAAAGACAGAGATCTTTCTTATAAAGAAAGAGGTGGAGAGGGAACTGGAATTTGTAAAAAGGGATGAGTTTTTAAAGAGATTTCTTGAAATTAAAGTGGATCTTACCAATATTGTGAACTTCATAAGACATAAAGCCTTGAAGGAATCAGATTTTTACTATATTCCATATGGGACAATAAAATCTTCAACATTTGATTCCTTTGAAAAATCTTCAATAGAATCCTTTATTGATTTCTCCCTTAGAAAGTATCCATCTTTTCGGGTAGAGAGAAAAATGGAGGATATGCTTCTCTCTTTAGAAAAGATAAAGGATGAGTATCTAATAAAATATCTTAAGAAATCTTACGGTGATGGCTTTGGTCCCTCTCTTCCCTTTGCCTATATGAATTTGAAACTTGTGGAGTATAAAAATTTAAGGACAGTTTATACAGGCATAAAGTATAATCTTCCAGAGAGTATGGTGATTCGGAGGTTGAGGAATATAAATGGATAA